A DNA window from Aminipila luticellarii contains the following coding sequences:
- the der gene encoding ribosome biogenesis GTPase Der, whose product MSKPLVAVVGRPNVGKSTFFNRVVGRRVSIVEDTPGVTRDRIYAEAEWCGTHFALIDTGGIEPNTSDVILSQMREQAEIAMETSDIILFMVDGKDGLTHADAEVAGMLRRTGKPVLVVANKIDNPKNLPDHFYDFYELGLGEVIPISSANMLGLGDALDRIVESFPEGEFTEDEDITKIAVIGKPNVGKSSLINKLVGENRVIVSNIAGTTRDSIDTPFQWGGEDFILIDTAGIRRKSKVTENIERYSVIRAVAAIERCDVCLLMIDAVEGITEQDKKIAGVAHEAGKGIMVVVNKWDLLEKDNHTMKNFEKEIQKELPFMAYAPAVFISVLTGQRVENVMVTVKSIAETRAMRVPTGQLNSLIADATMLQPPPSDKGKHLKIYYATQVGVKPPLFSFQINKKDLMHFSYARYLENRIRDAYGFKGTSLKFVFREKGEKED is encoded by the coding sequence ATGAGTAAACCGTTAGTTGCCGTAGTGGGCAGACCGAATGTAGGAAAGTCTACATTTTTTAACCGAGTAGTGGGGAGGAGAGTCTCTATCGTAGAGGACACTCCGGGCGTTACCCGTGACCGAATCTATGCGGAGGCGGAATGGTGCGGTACTCACTTTGCATTGATCGATACAGGCGGTATTGAACCAAATACCAGTGATGTAATCCTGTCTCAGATGAGGGAGCAGGCTGAAATCGCCATGGAGACTTCCGACATTATTTTATTTATGGTAGACGGTAAAGATGGTCTGACCCATGCGGATGCAGAAGTTGCAGGTATGCTGCGAAGAACCGGAAAACCGGTTCTGGTCGTTGCTAATAAGATTGATAATCCCAAAAACCTGCCGGATCATTTTTATGATTTTTATGAGCTTGGTCTGGGTGAAGTCATTCCGATTTCCTCGGCCAACATGCTGGGGCTTGGGGATGCACTGGACAGAATCGTAGAAAGCTTTCCGGAGGGAGAGTTTACAGAGGATGAGGACATCACGAAAATCGCTGTCATAGGAAAGCCGAACGTAGGAAAATCCTCTCTCATCAACAAGCTGGTAGGAGAAAATCGAGTGATTGTTTCCAACATTGCAGGAACAACGAGAGATTCTATCGACACACCGTTTCAATGGGGCGGAGAAGACTTTATTTTAATCGATACGGCAGGAATCAGGCGAAAGAGCAAAGTCACGGAGAACATTGAACGGTATAGTGTAATTCGGGCAGTTGCCGCCATTGAGCGGTGTGATGTCTGCCTTCTGATGATTGATGCGGTGGAGGGTATCACCGAGCAGGATAAAAAAATTGCAGGAGTTGCCCACGAAGCAGGCAAAGGCATCATGGTGGTCGTAAATAAATGGGATCTACTGGAAAAGGACAACCATACCATGAAGAATTTTGAAAAGGAAATCCAGAAGGAACTGCCGTTCATGGCGTATGCCCCAGCCGTTTTCATTTCGGTTCTGACAGGTCAGAGAGTGGAAAATGTAATGGTCACCGTAAAAAGCATTGCAGAAACCAGAGCTATGCGAGTACCGACAGGTCAGCTGAACAGCCTCATAGCGGATGCGACCATGCTTCAGCCGCCTCCGTCGGATAAGGGAAAGCACTTAAAGATTTACTATGCAACTCAGGTTGGCGTGAAACCTCCGCTCTTCTCTTTCCAGATCAACAAGAAGGATTTGATGCACTTTTCCTATGCCAGATATCTGGAGAACAGAATCCGAGATGCTTATGGATTTAAAGGGACTTCCCTTAAGTTCGTATTCCGTGAAAAAGGCGAAAAGGAAGACTAG
- the plsY gene encoding glycerol-3-phosphate 1-O-acyltransferase PlsY: protein MLTSSEGMAIAVMIITAVIAYFMGNISPAILIGKLHGIDIRKEGSGNAGTTNVLRVLGKKAAVATLLIDIFKGVFAVLLGKLAAAYLLSPEYAPYMVMTCGLAVFCGHIWPVAFGFKGGKGVATAFGILMAISPFLGLTELGIVVATVLISRMVSLGSVVAAIAFPFIVNYYDPRYLGWGLLMALIVLYKHNTNISRLVKGEESKISFKK, encoded by the coding sequence ATGCTTACTTCAAGTGAAGGAATGGCTATAGCAGTTATGATCATTACAGCGGTCATCGCTTATTTTATGGGGAACATTTCACCGGCCATATTAATTGGAAAGCTGCATGGTATAGACATCAGGAAGGAAGGAAGCGGCAACGCAGGCACGACGAACGTCCTTCGGGTTCTGGGCAAAAAGGCGGCGGTTGCTACGCTGCTGATCGATATTTTTAAAGGCGTGTTTGCCGTACTTCTTGGGAAATTGGCCGCCGCCTATCTGTTATCGCCGGAATATGCACCGTATATGGTCATGACCTGCGGGCTGGCCGTTTTTTGCGGGCATATATGGCCTGTAGCGTTCGGCTTTAAAGGCGGTAAAGGAGTTGCTACGGCTTTTGGTATATTAATGGCTATTTCCCCTTTTTTGGGCCTTACCGAACTGGGGATTGTGGTGGCGACGGTGCTGATAAGCAGAATGGTTTCTCTGGGATCGGTGGTGGCAGCCATTGCATTTCCCTTTATTGTAAATTATTATGATCCCAGATATTTAGGCTGGGGACTACTGATGGCATTAATTGTTCTTTACAAGCATAATACCAATATATCGAGATTAGTAAAAGGGGAAGAGTCCAAAATCAGTTTTAAAAAATAG